Proteins encoded by one window of Candidatus Stoquefichus sp. SB1:
- a CDS encoding bifunctional 4-hydroxy-2-oxoglutarate aldolase/2-dehydro-3-deoxy-phosphogluconate aldolase gives MKKSETMMELKNQGVVAVIRGNSLEEGINISVACIQGGLKAIEMAYTNSSASEIIKQLSQMYKDDAEVCIGAGTVLDAPTARLAILAGAKYIVSPSFDQETAILCNRYGVPYIPGCMTIKEIVNAMEAGSEMIKLFPGSAFGPGYVGAIKSPLPQVSLMVTGGVKLDNLDQWFDAGVDAIGVGGELNKLGEQGQFDEITRIASEYVQKTKEARQS, from the coding sequence ATGAAAAAATCAGAAACAATGATGGAATTAAAAAATCAAGGTGTTGTTGCAGTGATTAGGGGAAATAGTTTAGAAGAAGGTATCAATATTTCTGTGGCTTGTATTCAAGGTGGTTTAAAAGCCATTGAAATGGCTTATACCAATTCATCAGCTTCTGAAATTATCAAACAATTATCTCAAATGTATAAAGATGATGCTGAGGTTTGTATAGGAGCTGGAACAGTATTAGATGCTCCAACTGCAAGATTGGCGATTTTAGCTGGTGCCAAATATATTGTTTCACCATCATTTGATCAAGAAACAGCCATTCTTTGTAATCGTTATGGAGTTCCTTATATTCCTGGTTGTATGACAATAAAAGAAATTGTGAATGCGATGGAAGCAGGAAGTGAAATGATTAAATTATTCCCTGGAAGTGCCTTTGGTCCTGGCTATGTTGGAGCCATTAAATCACCATTACCACAAGTGTCATTAATGGTCACTGGTGGTGTAAAATTAGATAATTTAGATCAATGGTTTGATGCTGGTGTTGATGCAATTGGTGTTGGTGGAGAATTGAATAAACTTGGCGAACAAGGGCAATTTGATGAAATCACACGAATTGCAAGTGAATATGTCCAAAAAACAAAAGAGGCGAGACAATCATGA
- a CDS encoding sugar kinase: MKVLCMGETLLRYSTKKGHRMSELDFQVHIGGSETNIAVSLAQYGFETSLLTKLPRHALGDAVISFLKSFDVDTSKILRNDMRMGSYFLENGSGNRTSQVIYDRQYSAMTSFCLDDIVLEDIFQGVEVFVVSGITVALNETVRHAVLKMLEYCRGNDILVVYDSNYRAKMWSIEEARKAFQSILPYVDILSAGILDAQNFLGLTSQESEFEKQLTDLYQQMKKMYPHLKYITSTKREIVSTSVNNLTGYLYDEKLHVSRTYHIDDIVDRVGGGDAYLSGLLYGLLNHKEKDYSLEFGCCASVLKHTIHGDANTFSIHEIESFMESGTSRINR; this comes from the coding sequence ATGAAAGTCTTATGCATGGGAGAAACGCTGCTTCGTTATTCAACCAAAAAAGGACACCGTATGAGTGAACTTGATTTTCAAGTTCATATTGGTGGTAGTGAAACAAATATTGCTGTGAGTCTAGCACAATATGGTTTTGAAACATCATTATTAACAAAACTGCCTCGTCATGCTTTAGGAGATGCAGTTATTTCCTTTTTGAAAAGCTTTGATGTTGATACTTCAAAAATATTAAGAAATGATATGAGAATGGGGAGTTATTTTTTAGAAAATGGCAGTGGAAACAGAACAAGTCAGGTCATTTATGATAGACAATATAGTGCAATGACATCATTTTGTTTAGATGATATTGTCTTAGAAGATATATTTCAAGGCGTTGAAGTTTTTGTTGTTTCTGGCATTACAGTGGCATTAAATGAAACAGTTCGTCATGCAGTGTTAAAGATGCTTGAATATTGCCGAGGAAATGATATTCTTGTCGTTTATGATAGTAACTATCGTGCAAAGATGTGGTCGATTGAAGAAGCGAGAAAAGCATTTCAAAGTATTTTGCCATATGTAGATATCTTATCCGCTGGGATATTAGATGCACAAAACTTTTTAGGTTTAACAAGTCAGGAAAGTGAATTTGAAAAGCAGTTAACTGATTTATATCAGCAGATGAAAAAAATGTATCCTCATTTAAAATATATCACAAGCACAAAAAGGGAAATTGTTTCAACAAGTGTTAACAATTTAACAGGGTATTTATATGATGAGAAACTTCATGTATCAAGGACTTATCATATTGATGATATTGTAGATAGAGTTGGCGGTGGAGATGCTTATTTATCTGGTTTATTATATGGCTTGTTAAATCACAAAGAAAAAGATTATAGTTTGGAATTTGGATGCTGTGCTTCTGTTTTAAAACATACAATTCATGGTGATGCGAATACTTTTAGCATTCATGAAATTGAAAGTTTTATGGAATCAGGCACATCAAGAATAAATAGATAG
- the ascB gene encoding 6-phospho-beta-glucosidase, with amino-acid sequence MGFPKDFLWGGAIAANQAEGAYLEDGKGLTTVDMIPHGEKRMYVKLGDMYPVEEIPGENYPSHEAIDFYHHYKEDIALFAEMGFKTFRTSIAWARIYPHGDEDEPNEAGIAFYTDMFKECQKYGIEPLVTLCHFDVPMGLVRKYDSWKSREMIDCFCKYAKTCFERFDGLVKYWLTFNEINILLHSPFSGAGISFRPGENREQVKYQAAHHELVASALVTKIAHEINPNNQVGCMLAGGQFYPYSCDPNDVWLAMNKDRENLMFIDVQARGYYPSYSKRVFKEKDIHLDIRDGDLDILKQYPVDFISFSYYQSRCASANPEMGMTDGNVVKSVKNPYLQTSDWGWQIDPLGLRITLNALYDRYQKPLFIVENGLGAKDEIEADGSINDDYRIDYLREHIKAMKDAIEDGVDLMGYTTWGCIDLVAASTGEMSKRYGFIYVDKDDQGNGTLARRKKKSFDWYKKVIASDGEDLE; translated from the coding sequence ATGGGATTTCCGAAAGATTTTTTATGGGGTGGAGCGATTGCTGCGAACCAGGCAGAAGGTGCATACCTTGAAGATGGGAAAGGTTTGACGACTGTTGATATGATACCTCATGGTGAAAAAAGAATGTATGTAAAATTAGGGGATATGTATCCAGTTGAAGAGATTCCTGGTGAAAATTATCCAAGTCATGAGGCGATTGATTTCTATCACCATTACAAAGAAGATATCGCTTTGTTTGCTGAAATGGGATTTAAAACATTCCGTACATCTATTGCATGGGCAAGAATTTATCCTCATGGTGATGAAGATGAGCCTAATGAAGCGGGGATTGCTTTTTATACTGATATGTTTAAAGAGTGTCAAAAGTATGGCATTGAACCGTTAGTGACATTGTGTCATTTTGATGTTCCAATGGGATTGGTGAGAAAATATGATTCTTGGAAAAGTCGTGAGATGATTGACTGTTTTTGTAAATATGCGAAAACATGTTTTGAAAGATTCGATGGACTGGTTAAATATTGGTTGACATTTAATGAAATTAATATTTTATTACATTCACCATTTTCTGGGGCAGGAATTAGTTTTCGACCAGGAGAAAATCGTGAACAAGTCAAATATCAGGCTGCTCATCATGAACTCGTAGCTTCTGCTCTTGTGACTAAAATTGCTCATGAAATCAATCCAAATAATCAGGTTGGATGTATGTTGGCAGGTGGACAATTTTATCCATACAGTTGTGATCCAAATGATGTTTGGTTAGCTATGAATAAAGATAGAGAAAATTTAATGTTTATTGATGTTCAGGCAAGAGGATATTATCCAAGTTATTCAAAACGTGTATTTAAAGAAAAAGATATTCATTTGGATATTCGTGATGGTGATTTAGATATTTTAAAACAATATCCAGTTGATTTTATTTCATTTAGTTATTATCAATCACGTTGTGCCAGTGCCAATCCTGAAATGGGAATGACTGATGGCAATGTTGTGAAATCTGTTAAAAATCCTTATTTGCAAACATCTGATTGGGGTTGGCAAATTGATCCATTAGGACTAAGAATCACCTTAAATGCTTTGTATGATCGTTATCAAAAACCATTATTTATTGTTGAAAATGGATTAGGTGCAAAAGATGAGATTGAAGCAGATGGTTCAATCAATGATGATTATCGTATTGATTATTTAAGAGAGCATATTAAGGCAATGAAAGATGCGATTGAAGACGGTGTTGATTTAATGGGGTATACCACTTGGGGATGCATTGATTTAGTAGCAGCCAGTACAGGTGAAATGAGTAAACGTTATGGTTTTATTTATGTTGATAAAGATGATCAGGGGAATGGAACTTTAGCAAGAAGAAAGAAAAAATCATTTGACTGGTATAAAAAAGTGATTGCTAGTGATGGCGAAGATTTAGAATAA
- a CDS encoding BglG family transcription antiterminator, whose amino-acid sequence MRLYTMMSDFKEKENYLPIEFFMQKYGVSKRTIQNDISYLMRISPRNGFQIHIKRGQGYLLEVTNEELFKDFVESLNDGLSMNTKERPAHILAYLAVRKGFVSMEQIADFFQISKTLVKTEMNDVDILAKSYHLLLERKSHYGIRIMSEDKYLKKYLVDEYLNQNVIIQTVINDVVKDFTFIEEELINQLNRETLNINYNELLNVTEYLKVMVFIADLHQEKTESFQYDDTDALQRVTSFLIHLLEKHYHVNFNIATIQELLILLQKNVRKKIGNISFTDYLGNDIDLFLESTDQIYNTAFRLDKDFKKLLEIHVSLLVDRLHNKISYKNPLANELSITNPMIFNIAIQFCDMLNEKYGVEATFDEIGFIATHFGAHMEKEKQQKLQSYNRIGVVCSSGGGSAYMIKMQIASLFPTAIVNTFSFLQQKELLQYHPDLIFTVMPLSLDVNIPIIYIKELLDDRDLYRIKQLLQCDDYDPYTLIHENPVYYSYFSKEFFKISKGNDYHQVITEMAKELEDKGYGKKGYTQLVLERETYVSTVYMNGVCIPHPLETDAIQNMISVRIMQKPFFHNTKEVKIIFMICLRKDQIEVYKMLTRKLYQLMKDQKYLERIVNVKSFEEMMAVIKEMGGVNHE is encoded by the coding sequence ATGAGATTATATACAATGATGAGTGATTTTAAAGAAAAAGAAAATTATCTTCCTATTGAATTTTTTATGCAAAAATATGGAGTATCTAAAAGAACCATTCAAAACGATATTTCTTATCTCATGAGAATTTCTCCACGCAATGGTTTTCAAATACATATTAAAAGAGGTCAGGGCTATTTATTAGAAGTGACCAATGAAGAATTATTTAAAGATTTTGTTGAGTCATTAAATGATGGATTATCTATGAATACAAAAGAAAGACCTGCTCACATCTTAGCTTATTTAGCAGTTAGGAAAGGCTTTGTTTCCATGGAACAAATTGCAGATTTTTTCCAGATATCAAAAACTTTAGTGAAAACAGAAATGAATGATGTGGATATCCTAGCAAAGTCATATCATTTGTTGTTGGAAAGAAAAAGTCATTATGGTATTCGAATCATGAGTGAAGATAAATATCTTAAAAAGTATCTTGTTGATGAATATCTTAATCAGAATGTAATTATTCAAACAGTGATTAATGATGTTGTCAAAGATTTTACTTTCATTGAGGAAGAATTGATTAATCAGTTAAATAGAGAAACATTAAATATTAATTATAATGAGTTACTGAATGTAACAGAATATTTAAAAGTGATGGTTTTTATTGCTGATCTTCATCAGGAGAAAACAGAAAGTTTTCAATACGATGACACAGATGCATTACAAAGAGTGACTTCATTTCTTATTCACTTATTAGAAAAGCATTATCATGTCAATTTCAATATAGCAACAATACAAGAGTTATTAATCCTTCTTCAAAAAAATGTTCGTAAGAAAATAGGAAACATATCTTTCACAGATTATTTAGGAAATGATATTGATTTGTTTTTAGAAAGTACAGATCAAATTTATAATACAGCATTTCGATTAGATAAAGATTTTAAAAAACTATTAGAAATACATGTTTCTTTATTGGTAGATAGACTCCATAATAAAATTTCTTATAAAAACCCTTTAGCTAATGAATTAAGTATTACTAATCCGATGATTTTTAATATTGCGATTCAATTTTGCGATATGTTAAATGAGAAATATGGTGTAGAGGCAACTTTTGATGAAATTGGATTTATTGCAACGCACTTTGGGGCACATATGGAAAAAGAAAAACAGCAGAAATTACAATCATACAATAGAATAGGTGTTGTCTGTTCATCAGGTGGAGGAAGTGCCTATATGATTAAAATGCAGATTGCCTCATTATTTCCAACTGCTATTGTCAATACGTTTTCCTTTTTACAACAAAAAGAACTTCTACAGTATCATCCTGATCTTATCTTTACTGTGATGCCTTTATCTTTAGATGTCAATATTCCTATTATTTATATCAAGGAACTTCTTGATGATCGAGATTTATATCGCATTAAACAACTTTTACAATGTGATGATTATGATCCATATACACTTATTCATGAAAACCCTGTTTATTATTCATATTTTTCTAAAGAGTTTTTCAAAATTTCCAAAGGAAATGATTATCATCAAGTGATTACTGAAATGGCTAAGGAATTGGAAGATAAGGGATATGGGAAAAAGGGTTATACCCAACTGGTTTTGGAAAGAGAAACTTATGTCAGTACTGTTTATATGAATGGTGTGTGTATACCCCATCCTTTAGAAACAGATGCAATTCAAAATATGATATCAGTTCGTATTATGCAAAAACCATTTTTTCATAACACGAAAGAGGTCAAAATCATATTTATGATTTGTTTAAGAAAAGATCAAATTGAGGTTTATAAAATGCTTACAAGAAAACTTTATCAGTTAATGAAAGATCAAAAGTATTTAGAGAGAATTGTCAATGTGAAATCATTTGAAGAAATGATGGCAGTTATAAAAGAGATGGGAGGTGTAAATCATGAATAG
- the ypdE gene encoding aminopeptidase translates to MNSLLLKRLCEADSIASHEDEVRKILYSELAKLSDEIFCDDLGSLIFYKKGRSKNPLKLMFCAHMDEVGFMVRHISDIGFIYLIAVGGVLDKSKEMQMVRITTDSGQKIEGLLNVTKDSQGNVQEMYVDIGVETAQEVYDCGIEIGNMVCFASETKQLQPHVYAGKAMDDRSGCYVLIEAMKKMATDIENDVYFVGTSSEEVGIRGGKTATYLIDPDIVFAIDVANHPELSRNYTNHRYIGKGPMIVHYDKTMSPNRKLLAYVKRLAKENNIPYQCDMFSGGGTDAGNAHLEKGGRLSLVLGIPLRYCHSCYSFVHQNDLDNLIELIGLLVEKITREDYVEFINYMGGYKND, encoded by the coding sequence ATGAATAGTTTATTATTAAAAAGATTATGTGAAGCTGATAGTATTGCTTCTCATGAAGATGAAGTGAGAAAAATTCTTTATAGTGAATTAGCAAAGTTAAGTGATGAGATTTTTTGTGATGATTTAGGAAGTCTTATTTTTTACAAAAAAGGTCGCTCAAAGAATCCTTTAAAACTTATGTTTTGTGCTCATATGGATGAAGTTGGATTTATGGTCAGACATATTTCTGATATTGGATTTATATACTTGATTGCTGTTGGCGGGGTTCTTGATAAAAGCAAAGAAATGCAGATGGTAAGAATTACGACTGACAGTGGTCAAAAAATTGAAGGACTTTTAAACGTAACAAAAGATAGTCAAGGAAATGTGCAAGAAATGTATGTTGATATTGGTGTTGAAACAGCTCAAGAAGTCTATGACTGTGGAATTGAAATTGGTAATATGGTTTGTTTTGCAAGTGAGACAAAACAGCTTCAGCCTCATGTTTATGCCGGTAAAGCAATGGATGATCGAAGTGGCTGTTATGTTTTGATTGAAGCAATGAAGAAAATGGCAACAGATATAGAGAATGATGTCTATTTTGTTGGAACAAGTAGTGAAGAAGTAGGAATACGTGGTGGCAAAACGGCAACTTATCTGATAGACCCAGATATTGTATTTGCGATTGATGTAGCGAATCATCCAGAACTAAGCAGAAATTATACCAATCATCGATATATCGGAAAAGGACCAATGATTGTTCACTATGATAAGACGATGTCACCTAATCGAAAACTATTGGCGTATGTCAAACGTCTTGCTAAAGAAAATAACATACCCTATCAATGTGATATGTTTAGTGGTGGTGGGACTGATGCAGGGAATGCCCATCTTGAAAAAGGCGGGAGATTATCTTTGGTTTTAGGCATACCATTAAGATATTGCCATAGTTGTTATTCATTTGTACATCAGAATGATTTAGACAATTTAATAGAATTAATAGGGTTATTGGTTGAGAAAATAACACGCGAAGATTATGTAGAATTTATTAATTATATGGGAGGATATAAAAATGACTGA
- a CDS encoding PTS lactose/cellobiose transporter subunit IIA, with protein MTELEKIIIGMISSSGESKTKAFEALKKVKTGEYDAARQLLNEAREADLKAHQIQTKLIQAEMSDSGDKVEVGLLMVHAQDHYMTSQLARDLIEELINVFEEKEGK; from the coding sequence ATGACTGAATTAGAAAAAATTATTATTGGGATGATTTCTTCATCGGGTGAAAGTAAAACAAAGGCTTTTGAAGCTTTAAAGAAAGTCAAGACAGGTGAATATGATGCCGCAAGACAACTGCTTAATGAAGCAAGAGAAGCGGATTTAAAAGCGCATCAAATTCAAACAAAACTTATCCAGGCTGAAATGTCAGATAGTGGGGATAAGGTTGAAGTTGGGTTATTAATGGTTCATGCGCAGGATCATTATATGACTTCTCAATTAGCGAGAGATCTTATTGAGGAATTAATAAATGTATTTGAAGAAAAGGAGGGAAAATAA
- a CDS encoding PTS sugar transporter subunit IIB, giving the protein MKIVLCCAGGFSTTMLMDSMKNTVKNSAKLNDADFSFVAIPVDILQSEVENCDVLVIGPQIAHKLDYIKPIIDPYKIPYVIVDQDTYGKMDGATVMKQVLIARRKADMEK; this is encoded by the coding sequence ATGAAAATTGTTTTATGTTGTGCTGGTGGTTTTTCTACGACTATGTTAATGGACAGTATGAAGAATACTGTGAAAAACAGTGCAAAGCTTAATGATGCTGATTTTAGTTTTGTAGCAATTCCGGTGGATATTTTACAAAGTGAAGTTGAAAACTGTGATGTTTTGGTTATTGGACCACAAATTGCTCACAAATTAGATTACATTAAACCAATTATTGATCCATACAAGATTCCTTATGTCATTGTTGATCAAGATACATATGGAAAAATGGATGGAGCAACTGTTATGAAACAAGTTCTTATTGCTCGTAGAAAAGCAGATATGGAAAAATAA
- a CDS encoding PTS sugar transporter subunit IIC, producing MFNAFESFMTKYLTPLANKMDKQVHLSAVKKSMVALTPLLIIGSFCLIPEAIPNMIGETNPISVWILANLDIIYIPYNVGMALMSIYVTAFIAYHLATSYKQDVPGSISMALIAFLMMTVQYTEDGGIDKGFMGPKGLFAAMFASIIAVELFRWCKKKKFTIRMPESVPDFVSRSFEMIPISVIVIGFFLIVRIVCVNVFNTMPPLIFTNLLAPLVGSMDNPIAYTFLKMLQCLLFFFGIHPSVLSPITSPISTQFLAENVAASQAHMALPHFYCPGPESAFGNFTGTGVTFGLVFWCLVSKNKALKQIGRVALIPALFGINEPILFGAPIVLNPVFFIPYVIFGGIIGSLGGWAMYLGIMGKSIFTPPYVGVFLEGWLTNLDVMSIVVNAVQLLLSLLVWYPFFKIYEKRYGDKENIEKKNQLSDEDAEILNDLDLDF from the coding sequence ATGTTTAATGCATTTGAGTCTTTTATGACAAAGTACTTAACACCACTTGCTAATAAAATGGATAAACAAGTTCATTTAAGTGCTGTTAAAAAATCAATGGTTGCATTAACACCATTGTTAATTATTGGAAGTTTCTGTTTAATTCCAGAAGCCATTCCTAATATGATTGGGGAAACAAATCCAATTTCAGTTTGGATCTTAGCTAACTTAGATATTATCTATATTCCTTACAATGTAGGTATGGCCTTAATGTCTATTTACGTCACAGCATTTATAGCCTATCATTTGGCTACATCTTATAAACAGGATGTTCCTGGATCAATCAGTATGGCTTTAATTGCATTTTTGATGATGACAGTTCAATATACTGAAGATGGCGGAATTGATAAAGGTTTCATGGGACCTAAAGGTTTATTTGCAGCAATGTTTGCATCAATTATTGCAGTTGAATTATTCCGTTGGTGTAAAAAGAAGAAATTTACGATTAGAATGCCTGAATCAGTACCTGATTTCGTATCACGTTCTTTTGAAATGATACCTATTTCAGTCATTGTTATTGGATTTTTCTTAATCGTGCGTATTGTATGTGTGAATGTTTTTAATACAATGCCACCACTAATCTTTACAAACTTATTAGCACCATTAGTTGGATCAATGGATAACCCAATCGCATATACATTCTTAAAGATGTTACAATGTTTATTGTTCTTCTTTGGTATTCATCCATCTGTATTAAGTCCAATTACAAGTCCAATTTCTACTCAGTTCTTAGCTGAAAATGTAGCAGCTAGTCAAGCACATATGGCTTTACCACATTTCTATTGTCCAGGTCCTGAATCAGCATTTGGTAACTTTACGGGAACTGGAGTGACTTTTGGATTGGTTTTCTGGTGTTTAGTTTCTAAGAATAAAGCTTTAAAGCAGATTGGTCGTGTTGCTTTAATTCCAGCATTATTTGGAATTAATGAACCTATCTTATTTGGTGCTCCGATTGTCTTAAATCCAGTGTTCTTTATTCCTTATGTTATCTTTGGTGGTATCATAGGAAGTTTAGGTGGCTGGGCAATGTATTTAGGTATAATGGGTAAATCAATATTCACACCACCATATGTAGGCGTATTCTTAGAGGGATGGTTAACAAACTTAGATGTTATGTCTATTGTTGTGAATGCAGTTCAGTTATTGTTGTCATTACTTGTTTGGTATCCTTTCTTTAAAATTTATGAAAAGCGTTATGGCGATAAAGAAAATATAGAAAAGAAAAATCAATTAAGTGATGAAGATGCTGAAATCTTAAATGATCTCGATTTAGATTTCTAA
- a CDS encoding M24 family metallopeptidase — translation MAKRINKIQSFLNEKGIDALLLTSKTMKKWMSTMLGSGCRVLMTQKQGYLILDGRYITEAKEKEHDLEIVLHNPHTTGQSYLAAVSKILQDEHCHSLGVEASEVLVKEYQKLQSLNVDIHLLDDDIMNLRIIKDEEEIKAMQTCIALTDEIYAKVIEKIHVGMSEYEISALVQYYAIAAGAQQMSFDTVVTSGERTALPHGRPTDRKVKAHEPIMIDFGIQYENYQSDMTRVCFIGEPAYEYKKIYDVVLKAQLAGLDAIQSGVKASDVDLAARTVIEEAGYGDYFDHGLGHGIGVTDSGEGPILNSTSSTILKDHMMMSCEPGVYVPGLGGIRIEDDVVIIDGKGIPMNKTTKDYIILEER, via the coding sequence ATGGCAAAACGGATAAACAAAATACAAAGTTTTTTGAATGAAAAAGGGATAGATGCTTTATTATTGACAAGTAAAACGATGAAGAAATGGATGTCCACAATGTTAGGAAGTGGCTGTCGTGTTTTGATGACTCAAAAACAGGGATATTTAATTCTTGATGGTAGATATATAACGGAAGCGAAAGAAAAGGAACATGATTTAGAAATTGTTTTACATAATCCTCATACCACTGGTCAAAGTTATTTAGCAGCAGTATCGAAGATTCTACAAGATGAACACTGTCATTCTTTAGGTGTTGAAGCGAGTGAAGTTTTAGTGAAAGAGTATCAAAAATTACAGAGTTTGAATGTTGATATTCATTTGCTAGATGATGATATTATGAATTTAAGAATCATTAAAGATGAAGAAGAAATAAAGGCGATGCAAACATGTATTGCACTAACTGATGAAATTTATGCGAAAGTGATTGAAAAAATTCATGTAGGAATGAGTGAATATGAAATTAGCGCCCTTGTTCAATATTATGCGATTGCTGCTGGAGCACAGCAGATGTCTTTTGATACAGTTGTCACTAGTGGTGAAAGAACAGCTTTACCTCATGGGAGACCAACTGACCGTAAAGTCAAAGCTCATGAACCGATTATGATTGATTTTGGGATTCAATATGAAAACTATCAATCAGATATGACACGCGTTTGTTTTATTGGTGAACCTGCATATGAATATAAGAAAATTTATGATGTTGTTTTAAAGGCACAGTTAGCAGGGTTAGATGCTATTCAATCAGGGGTTAAAGCCAGTGATGTTGATTTGGCAGCGAGAACAGTTATTGAAGAAGCTGGCTATGGTGATTACTTTGATCATGGATTAGGACATGGGATTGGTGTGACAGATAGTGGAGAAGGTCCAATTTTAAATAGCACAAGTTCAACTATTTTAAAAGATCATATGATGATGTCTTGTGAACCAGGAGTTTATGTTCCAGGACTTGGAGGAATTCGGATTGAAGATGATGTTGTGATTATCGATGGGAAAGGGATACCTATGAATAAAACAACAAAAGATTATATTATTTTGGAGGAAAGATAG
- a CDS encoding MalY/PatB family protein: MKYNFDEVHNRLGTYCTQWDYIEDRFHKKDLIPFSISDTDFIIPQPITDKIYEIAKHQIYGYTRWNHHDFKSSITNYFQRRFETSLQEDWILYSPSVMYSVSLLIRLLSEPGDKVVTFNPMYDSFFTVIEDNGRELVSHYLQFIDNTFQIDFNLLEKQLQDAQILLLCAPHNPTGRIWTDQEMMTMIQLCQKYQVKIISDEIHMDIQIGDRKHIPLLKYFHQYNELYTASSSSKTLNTPGLIGSYVIIPNDDVRDAFLNQTRKKDFLNSASIFGMHATMIGYTQCDDYIDQLNEYIRHNMQYVEDFIKRELPDFQFHQPDATYLAWIDIRHVPYTSDEVQDALVNIGGVAIMRGETYGENGNKYLRMNLGCPLSKIEEGLKRIKLAMDALYQK; encoded by the coding sequence ATGAAATACAATTTTGATGAAGTGCATAATCGATTAGGAACTTATTGTACACAATGGGATTACATTGAAGATCGTTTTCATAAAAAAGATCTGATTCCTTTTTCTATATCAGATACAGATTTTATCATTCCGCAACCTATTACTGATAAAATATATGAAATTGCTAAACACCAGATCTATGGTTATACAAGATGGAACCATCATGATTTTAAGTCATCTATTACAAATTATTTTCAAAGAAGATTTGAAACATCTTTACAGGAAGATTGGATTTTATATAGTCCAAGTGTTATGTATTCTGTATCTTTGCTCATTCGTTTATTGAGTGAGCCAGGAGATAAAGTTGTGACATTTAATCCAATGTATGATTCATTTTTTACAGTTATTGAGGATAATGGACGTGAACTTGTTTCACATTATTTACAGTTTATAGACAATACATTTCAAATTGATTTCAATCTTTTAGAAAAACAACTCCAAGATGCGCAAATTTTATTATTATGTGCACCTCATAATCCAACAGGAAGAATCTGGACTGATCAGGAAATGATGACAATGATTCAACTTTGTCAAAAATATCAGGTGAAAATCATATCAGATGAAATTCATATGGATATCCAAATAGGTGATAGAAAACATATTCCTTTACTCAAATATTTTCATCAATATAATGAGTTATATACTGCTTCATCATCAAGTAAGACATTAAATACACCAGGATTAATTGGTTCTTATGTCATTATTCCTAATGATGATGTAAGAGATGCATTTTTAAATCAGACAAGAAAAAAAGACTTTCTCAATTCAGCAAGTATTTTTGGAATGCATGCGACAATGATTGGTTATACACAATGTGATGATTATATTGACCAATTGAATGAATATATTCGTCATAATATGCAGTATGTAGAAGATTTTATCAAAAGAGAATTACCTGATTTTCAATTTCATCAACCTGATGCAACATATCTTGCATGGATAGATATTCGTCACGTTCCTTATACTTCTGATGAAGTTCAAGATGCTCTTGTGAATATTGGTGGTGTTGCGATTATGCGTGGTGAAACATATGGAGAAAATGGAAATAAGTATTTAAGAATGAATTTAGGATGTCCGCTTTCTAAAATAGAAGAGGGATTAAAGCGTATAAAGCTAGCAATGGATGCTTTATATCAAAAATAG